The following are encoded in a window of Prosthecodimorpha staleyi genomic DNA:
- a CDS encoding ankyrin repeat domain-containing protein — MPICRRSLLRLLVAAPAGVIAFGRRASAQTGGPVSPLHDAVAAGDAPALRRLIAAKVPLDARDAGGRTALLVATHQDRVEIARLLIEAGADVNAKDAISDSPYLYAAAEGRLDILRLTLAHGADLAATNRYGGTGLIPAAHHGHVEAVRILLGTRIDRDHVNRLGWTALLEAIVLGDGGPAHTEIVRLLVEGGADPNLADGNGARPLRLARERGQTAIAAILERAGARP, encoded by the coding sequence ATGCCGATCTGTCGCCGCTCCCTGCTCCGCCTGCTGGTGGCCGCCCCGGCGGGCGTCATCGCGTTCGGGCGCCGCGCATCCGCCCAGACCGGAGGACCCGTGTCGCCGCTTCATGATGCCGTCGCTGCCGGCGATGCCCCCGCCCTCCGCCGCCTGATCGCCGCCAAGGTACCGCTCGACGCCCGCGACGCAGGCGGCCGGACCGCCCTCCTGGTCGCCACCCATCAGGACCGGGTCGAAATCGCCCGGCTGCTGATCGAGGCCGGCGCGGACGTGAACGCCAAGGACGCCATCTCCGACAGCCCCTATCTCTATGCGGCCGCGGAGGGGCGGCTCGACATTCTGCGGCTGACGCTGGCCCATGGCGCCGATCTTGCGGCCACCAACCGCTATGGCGGGACCGGTCTGATCCCGGCCGCCCATCACGGCCATGTCGAGGCGGTGCGCATCCTGCTCGGCACGCGGATCGACCGCGACCACGTCAACCGGCTCGGCTGGACGGCGCTGCTCGAAGCCATTGTGCTCGGCGACGGCGGGCCGGCCCATACCGAGATCGTCCGCCTGCTGGTCGAGGGCGGGGCCGACCCGAACCTCGCCGACGGCAACGGCGCCCGCCCGCTCCGGCTGGCGCGCGAGCGCGGCCAGACCGCGATCGCCGCCATCCTGGAACGGGCCGGCGCCAGGCCTTGA
- a CDS encoding type I secretion system permease/ATPase, with protein sequence MRAAGAGVGPADILRRSRAGFVGVALAGAMVNLLSLSGSVYMLQVYDRVIPARSVSTLIGLTVLLALLYVCYAVFDQLRLRLLAAIAGRIDQQLRRPVFDASLGLSLAGADAVAAGTPLRDLDQIRSFAAGLGPAALVDLPWSPLLLALVFLIHPALGVAALIGALVIVALTALAERLSREPVRDAAFAGAARNALADTARRQAETVAALGMRGRLGERFAERAARFVTASETASLTGNLLGAISRVLRLFLQSIILGIGAWLVIHQEATPGIILAASITVTRALAPIEVAIANWRGFLAARDSYARLGETLARFDRPEPATSLPLPTRDLVVDGLHLAAPGQDRAILADVSFRLSAGDGLGVIGPSASGKSSLMRALVGVWPPRRGTVRLDGSTHDHWAPDAIGRAIGYLPQEIALIEGTIAENIARFDPSPAPEALVAAARAAGVHDLILRQPGGYDARIGEGGLALSAGQRQRIALARALYGDPFLVVLDEPNSNLDADGEAALAEAIRGVRARGGIAVVVAHRPSALAALDKVALVQNGRLAAIGPKDEVLRATVRPPGRVPAAEATTGAASTGATVTALADRREPRPEAP encoded by the coding sequence ATGCGCGCGGCCGGGGCCGGGGTCGGCCCGGCCGACATCCTGCGCCGCAGCCGCGCGGGCTTCGTCGGCGTCGCGCTGGCGGGCGCAATGGTCAATCTCCTGTCGCTGTCCGGCTCGGTCTACATGCTGCAGGTCTATGATCGCGTCATCCCGGCGCGCAGCGTCTCGACGCTGATCGGGCTGACCGTCCTGCTGGCCCTGCTCTATGTCTGCTACGCGGTCTTCGACCAGTTGCGCCTGCGCCTGCTCGCCGCGATCGCCGGGCGCATCGACCAGCAGCTGCGCCGGCCGGTCTTTGACGCCTCCCTCGGCCTGTCGCTTGCCGGGGCCGACGCGGTCGCGGCCGGCACGCCGCTGCGCGACCTCGACCAGATCCGCAGCTTCGCCGCCGGTCTCGGCCCGGCCGCCCTGGTCGACCTGCCCTGGTCGCCGCTGCTGCTCGCCCTGGTCTTTCTGATCCATCCGGCCCTCGGCGTGGCCGCTTTGATCGGCGCGCTGGTCATCGTGGCCCTGACGGCGCTCGCCGAACGGCTGAGCCGCGAGCCCGTGCGCGACGCCGCCTTTGCGGGAGCTGCCCGCAATGCACTGGCCGACACGGCCCGGAGGCAGGCCGAAACGGTGGCAGCTCTGGGCATGCGCGGCCGGCTCGGCGAGCGTTTCGCCGAGCGCGCCGCACGCTTCGTGACGGCGAGCGAGACCGCAAGCCTGACCGGCAACCTGCTCGGCGCCATCTCGCGGGTCCTGCGCCTGTTCCTGCAATCCATCATTCTGGGCATCGGCGCCTGGCTGGTCATCCACCAGGAGGCGACGCCGGGCATCATCCTGGCCGCGTCGATCACCGTGACCCGAGCGCTGGCCCCGATCGAGGTGGCGATCGCCAATTGGCGCGGTTTCCTGGCCGCTCGTGACAGCTATGCCCGGCTCGGCGAGACGCTGGCGCGTTTCGACCGGCCGGAGCCCGCCACCTCCCTGCCCCTGCCGACCCGGGACCTCGTCGTGGACGGGCTGCACTTGGCCGCGCCCGGACAGGACCGCGCCATCCTGGCCGATGTCTCGTTCCGCCTTTCGGCCGGCGACGGGCTCGGCGTGATCGGACCGAGCGCGTCGGGCAAGTCCTCGCTGATGCGCGCCCTGGTCGGCGTCTGGCCGCCGCGACGCGGCACGGTCCGGCTCGACGGCTCGACACACGACCATTGGGCGCCGGATGCGATCGGCCGGGCGATCGGCTACCTGCCGCAGGAGATCGCGCTGATCGAGGGCACCATCGCGGAGAACATCGCCCGGTTCGATCCGTCGCCCGCTCCGGAAGCGCTGGTGGCCGCGGCCCGGGCCGCGGGTGTGCACGACCTGATCCTGCGCCAGCCCGGCGGCTACGATGCACGCATCGGCGAGGGCGGCCTGGCGCTCTCGGCCGGCCAGCGCCAGCGCATCGCGCTCGCCCGGGCTCTCTACGGGGACCCGTTCCTGGTCGTGCTCGACGAACCGAATTCCAATCTCGACGCGGATGGCGAGGCAGCGCTGGCCGAGGCGATCCGGGGCGTCCGGGCACGCGGCGGCATCGCCGTTGTGGTCGCACATCGGCCGAGCGCGCTGGCCGCGCTCGACAAGGTCGCGCTCGTGCAGAACGGCCGTCTTGCCGCGATCGGGCCCAAGGACGAGGTGCTGCGCGCGACAGTCCGGCCGCCGGGCCGTGTCCCCGCTGCCGAGGCGACGACCGGTGCGGCCTCGACCGGCGCGACCGTCACGGCGTTGGCCGACCGGCGCGAACCGCGGCCGGAGGCGCCATGA
- a CDS encoding HlyD family type I secretion periplasmic adaptor subunit: MTASGPAIPIDPDIAATRRIARLVRLVLLAVVGLIGGLGSWAAITPLAGAVIAQGVFVVDSYSKKVQHPSGGVVAAIRVKNGDHVAEGDILVRLDETQARANLQVLSGQLDQLAAVETRLRAEQQDLERLFFPPDLAERGGDPAVAAILAAETRLFENRREARAGQKSQLVERSRQLENEISGLEAQLAANRRETELIGIELEGVRELFQKKLTPLTRLTALERDAARLDGDRGRLVASIAQSRGRIAEIALQAIQIDQDVRSEASRLLSDVQARSAELAERRTAAVDILKRVDIRSPRNGVVHELALHTVGGVIGAGEPLMTIVPAEDSLVVEARISPQEVDRISIGQPAAIRLSAFNQQTTPEVSARVIFISADLQRDPQLNISYYLARLKLDGGGTAVSAETRLVPGMPAEVHLKTAERTALSFLLKPLTDQMARSFRED, from the coding sequence ATGACGGCGTCCGGTCCCGCCATCCCGATCGATCCGGATATTGCCGCGACCCGCCGGATTGCGCGGCTGGTGCGACTCGTCCTCCTGGCCGTCGTCGGGCTCATCGGCGGCCTGGGCAGTTGGGCGGCGATCACGCCACTGGCCGGTGCGGTGATCGCGCAGGGGGTGTTCGTCGTCGACAGCTACAGCAAGAAGGTCCAGCACCCGAGCGGCGGCGTGGTCGCGGCAATTCGCGTGAAGAACGGCGACCACGTCGCGGAGGGCGACATCCTGGTCCGGCTCGACGAGACGCAAGCCCGTGCCAATCTCCAGGTTCTGTCCGGCCAGCTCGACCAGTTGGCTGCCGTCGAGACCCGCCTGCGCGCCGAACAGCAGGATCTCGAGCGACTCTTCTTTCCGCCGGACCTGGCCGAACGCGGCGGCGATCCGGCGGTCGCCGCAATACTTGCCGCCGAGACGCGGCTGTTCGAGAACCGGCGCGAGGCGCGCGCCGGCCAGAAGTCGCAATTGGTGGAGCGCAGCCGGCAGCTTGAGAACGAGATTTCCGGGCTGGAGGCACAGCTCGCCGCCAACCGGCGCGAGACCGAGTTGATCGGCATCGAACTGGAGGGCGTGCGCGAACTGTTCCAGAAGAAGCTGACGCCGCTGACCCGCCTGACCGCGCTCGAGCGCGACGCCGCCCGCCTCGACGGCGACCGCGGCCGCCTCGTCGCGTCGATCGCGCAGAGCCGCGGCCGGATCGCCGAAATCGCCCTGCAGGCGATCCAAATCGACCAGGACGTGCGTTCTGAGGCCTCCCGGCTCCTCAGCGACGTCCAGGCGCGCAGCGCGGAACTCGCCGAACGTCGTACCGCGGCGGTCGACATCCTGAAGCGGGTCGACATCCGCAGCCCGCGCAACGGTGTTGTTCACGAACTGGCGCTCCACACGGTCGGCGGCGTGATCGGCGCCGGCGAGCCGCTGATGACGATCGTTCCCGCCGAGGACAGCCTGGTGGTGGAGGCCCGCATTTCGCCGCAGGAGGTTGACCGGATCAGTATCGGCCAGCCGGCGGCGATCCGGCTCAGCGCCTTCAATCAGCAAACGACGCCGGAAGTCTCCGCGCGGGTGATCTTCATCTCGGCGGACCTGCAACGCGACCCGCAGTTGAACATTTCCTATTACCTTGCGAGGCTCAAGCTCGACGGTGGCGGTACCGCCGTTTCGGCCGAGACGCGTCTCGTTCCCGGCATGCCGGCCGAGGTCCACCTGAAGACAGCCGAACGTACGGCATTGTCCTTCCTGTTGAAGCCGTTGACCGATCAGATGGCACGCTCCTTCCGCGAAGACTGA
- a CDS encoding Hpt domain-containing protein: protein MPDFDDDSILALIAVVGAPRLTELVDKLEVDAGGLLAEIAAAVSAGNDDQRRAAAHRLTGMLALFGARAAEAGARRIETMGKGLSPAAGEIDALCGLVDAAVRGLKARIAKHSG from the coding sequence ATGCCCGATTTCGACGATGATAGCATTCTGGCCCTGATCGCGGTCGTCGGCGCGCCCCGGCTGACCGAACTGGTCGACAAGCTCGAGGTCGACGCCGGCGGCCTACTTGCCGAAATTGCCGCGGCGGTCTCGGCCGGGAACGATGATCAGCGGCGCGCGGCCGCACACCGGTTGACCGGCATGCTGGCCCTGTTCGGAGCCCGGGCCGCCGAAGCCGGTGCGCGCCGTATCGAGACGATGGGCAAGGGATTGTCACCCGCCGCGGGAGAGATCGACGCCCTGTGCGGATTGGTCGATGCGGCGGTTCGCGGATTGAAGGCGCGGATTGCCAAGCATTCCGGATGA
- a CDS encoding response regulator transcription factor, translating to MPLAEGLCDNGWLWTQPGDSPPWRSPLAFSFIRDAGVSFPVLVVDDDPITREVYATACRQEGFEVHEAATVAEARNLCLTVQPSVVVLDLVLPDASGLEIIRTFRDFRFGILVVSARGEPLDRIVALELGADDFLVKPVVLREMVVRVRRIRERLFGTEVARVSDVVYRFGPFRLDLKRQELTVDGKPVELTRGQFRLLELFVDQADAALTRAQISIALHGHGGRSDNRSVDVLVSKLRTALSAHGGEDYLKSVRGLGYRFAVPVETVSAGPTRGETGWQA from the coding sequence GTGCCACTTGCCGAAGGACTATGTGATAACGGCTGGCTATGGACTCAGCCGGGCGACTCGCCACCATGGCGAAGTCCGTTGGCTTTCTCCTTTATCCGGGATGCAGGCGTGAGTTTTCCCGTTCTCGTCGTCGACGACGATCCGATCACCCGCGAAGTCTATGCCACTGCCTGCCGGCAGGAGGGATTCGAAGTCCATGAGGCCGCTACGGTAGCCGAGGCCCGTAATCTCTGCCTGACAGTGCAGCCGAGCGTCGTGGTGCTGGATCTGGTCCTGCCGGACGCGTCGGGATTGGAAATCATCCGCACGTTCCGAGATTTCCGTTTCGGCATCCTGGTCGTTTCCGCGCGCGGGGAGCCGCTCGATCGGATCGTGGCGCTGGAGCTCGGGGCGGACGACTTCCTGGTGAAGCCGGTCGTCCTGCGCGAAATGGTGGTGCGGGTCCGTCGCATCCGCGAGCGCCTGTTCGGCACCGAAGTCGCCCGCGTCAGCGACGTGGTCTACCGGTTCGGCCCATTCCGTCTCGATCTGAAGCGGCAGGAACTGACCGTCGACGGCAAGCCGGTCGAATTGACGCGCGGGCAGTTTCGGCTTCTGGAACTTTTCGTCGATCAGGCCGACGCGGCCCTGACGCGCGCCCAGATTTCGATTGCGCTGCATGGTCACGGCGGGCGCTCCGACAACCGATCGGTCGATGTGCTGGTCAGCAAGTTGCGGACGGCCCTGTCCGCCCATGGCGGCGAGGATTATCTGAAAAGCGTCCGCGGGCTCGGCTATCGTTTCGCGGTCCCCGTCGAAACCGTCTCGGCCGGACCGACCCGCGGCGAAACCGGATGGCAGGCCTGA
- a CDS encoding ATP-binding protein, which yields MNVARHRLEPRGLILAVAAALIAVAWAAVFGVLYIDERRAEDATRQDVTTTAAIFSEQALRVIRSIDDVLRFAASGIADDPSPDALRRLVQRKVIDLDLLVQLAFVDPQGLTLGTDRGPDPNVTSVADREHIRVHLDRKTEGLFVGKPVVGRVSKRWSIQITRRIERADGSLVGVVVASLDPHFFERFWSKTIGNQPICLRLIGRDGVLRAQSDDVEQALADNPDFSATVAALDAAGGQGVFQADQSALVSLRAVEGFPLLVSAEMARSKVASLIHVPALLTVGALATLSILLMAALVWRSQNHLAAEQRRSTASERRLREAVDALPDAFTMYDPSGRLVACNRAFLAFVGLDSPAEAIGRAHEDLVRRGVAIGTFPDAGKHPEDYVAARQRLFEAVEPNYEFRAFGDRTFTITQRRTEAGDTVAIRVEVTEQRRREAELAAGRERLKLLAEAADAANRAKTQFVATMSHELRTPLVAITGYARLLSEEPIGGRAAGYAATIVASSEHLSALVTDVLDFSQLEAGEMALSQAPFDVKDCVEQVAAIARGLVGTKPVTIRTEVAPDIGSRRGDLIRIRQILINIAGNAAKFTDDGQILLQAACLPDGGGIELVVADTGPGIPAGDREKVFEPFRQLERLNEQGLRGTGLGLAISRRLVRLMDGTVTIDDNPGGGTRFRLTLPLPSAELPAASECGTPADPIDAPLPLTILVAEDVPVSRMLMETLLKRKGHNAHCVVDGQEAVEWARANDFDLALLDLQMPRLGGMDAARLIRQETADRPKSITIVALTADATPQTTAEALESGIDVVVVKPFKFTELDRVIALAAARTKAS from the coding sequence ATGAACGTCGCAAGGCACCGTCTCGAACCGCGCGGGCTGATTCTGGCCGTTGCCGCGGCCCTGATTGCTGTGGCCTGGGCTGCGGTCTTCGGCGTTCTCTACATCGATGAACGCAGGGCCGAAGACGCGACACGGCAAGATGTTACCACAACTGCCGCGATCTTCTCCGAGCAGGCCCTTCGCGTGATCCGATCGATCGACGACGTGCTGCGCTTCGCGGCGAGCGGGATCGCCGACGACCCGTCTCCGGACGCCCTCCGCCGCCTGGTCCAGCGCAAGGTTATCGATCTCGATCTGTTGGTCCAGCTTGCTTTCGTCGATCCGCAGGGCCTCACGCTCGGGACCGACAGGGGACCGGATCCGAATGTCACGTCGGTCGCCGATCGCGAGCATATCCGTGTCCACCTCGACCGGAAGACCGAAGGGCTCTTTGTCGGCAAACCGGTCGTCGGCCGGGTCTCGAAGCGTTGGTCGATCCAGATCACACGACGGATCGAAAGGGCGGACGGCAGCCTCGTCGGCGTCGTCGTCGCCTCCCTCGACCCCCATTTCTTCGAACGCTTCTGGTCCAAGACGATCGGCAACCAGCCGATCTGCCTGCGCCTGATCGGTCGCGACGGCGTCCTTCGGGCGCAATCGGACGACGTCGAACAAGCCCTGGCAGACAATCCGGACTTTTCAGCCACGGTCGCCGCCCTGGATGCGGCGGGCGGCCAGGGGGTCTTCCAGGCGGATCAGTCCGCCCTCGTCAGTCTGCGGGCCGTCGAGGGCTTCCCCCTGCTCGTCTCCGCCGAGATGGCCCGCAGCAAGGTCGCATCCCTGATCCATGTTCCGGCCCTGTTGACCGTTGGCGCGCTCGCCACCCTCTCGATCCTGCTGATGGCCGCGCTGGTCTGGCGGTCTCAGAACCATCTCGCCGCCGAGCAGCGCCGCTCGACCGCTTCGGAGAGGCGGCTGAGAGAGGCGGTCGACGCCCTGCCGGATGCCTTCACCATGTACGACCCGTCTGGGCGCCTGGTCGCATGCAACCGCGCATTTCTTGCCTTCGTCGGCCTCGATAGCCCCGCCGAGGCGATCGGACGCGCGCATGAGGACCTCGTCCGCAGGGGCGTCGCAATCGGCACCTTCCCGGATGCGGGCAAGCACCCGGAAGACTATGTGGCGGCGCGACAGCGCCTGTTCGAGGCGGTCGAGCCGAACTACGAGTTCCGCGCTTTCGGCGACCGGACATTCACGATCACCCAGCGCCGCACCGAGGCCGGCGACACCGTGGCGATCCGGGTGGAGGTCACCGAGCAGCGCCGCCGCGAAGCCGAACTGGCCGCCGGTCGCGAGCGGCTGAAACTGCTGGCGGAGGCCGCCGACGCCGCGAACCGGGCCAAGACCCAGTTCGTCGCGACCATGAGCCACGAATTGCGCACGCCTCTGGTCGCCATCACGGGCTATGCGCGCCTGCTTTCCGAGGAACCGATCGGCGGCCGGGCCGCCGGCTATGCGGCGACGATCGTCGCCTCCTCCGAGCACCTTTCGGCGCTCGTCACGGACGTCCTGGATTTCAGCCAGCTCGAAGCCGGCGAGATGGCCCTGTCGCAGGCGCCGTTCGACGTCAAGGACTGCGTGGAGCAGGTTGCCGCGATCGCCCGTGGACTGGTCGGCACCAAGCCGGTGACGATCCGGACCGAGGTCGCTCCGGATATCGGCTCGCGCCGCGGCGATCTGATCCGCATCCGCCAGATTCTGATCAACATCGCCGGAAACGCCGCCAAGTTCACCGATGACGGTCAGATCCTGCTCCAGGCCGCATGCCTACCGGACGGAGGCGGGATCGAACTCGTCGTCGCCGATACCGGACCGGGCATTCCGGCCGGGGACCGGGAGAAGGTGTTCGAACCGTTCCGTCAATTGGAGCGGCTGAACGAACAGGGCCTGCGCGGAACCGGCCTCGGTCTTGCGATCAGCCGGCGACTGGTCCGCCTGATGGATGGGACTGTCACGATCGACGACAATCCGGGCGGGGGCACCCGCTTCCGGCTGACGCTGCCGCTGCCCTCCGCCGAATTGCCGGCGGCCTCGGAGTGCGGAACCCCGGCGGATCCTATCGACGCCCCACTGCCGCTGACGATCCTGGTCGCCGAGGACGTACCGGTGTCGCGCATGCTCATGGAGACGCTGCTGAAGCGAAAGGGTCACAACGCGCATTGCGTCGTCGACGGTCAGGAGGCCGTCGAATGGGCCCGCGCCAACGACTTCGATCTCGCCCTCCTCGACCTGCAGATGCCCCGGCTCGGCGGCATGGACGCCGCCCGGCTGATCCGGCAGGAAACAGCCGATCGCCCGAAGTCGATCACGATCGTCGCCCTGACGGCCGACGCCACGCCGCAGACGACCGCCGAGGCGCTGGAAAGCGGCATCGACGTGGTGGTGGTGAAGCCTTTCAAATTCACGGAACTGGACCGCGTCATCGCACTCGCCGCCGCGCGCACCAAGGCGTCCTGA
- a CDS encoding YeeE/YedE family protein, producing MSLTATSGDARSVTGIRIDWTPYLVGVGIGVLSWLAFAVVNAPLGITTALSQVAGGAAAPILGADAVAQNAYWKSNPFTLDYGTLFLVGTFFGGMASALAAGSFRFEVVPTVWRERFGGSPAKRLAVAFLGGLIAMYGARLANGCTSGNGISGGLQLAVSGWTFLAAMFATGLVTAALLFRKA from the coding sequence ATGAGTCTCACCGCAACATCGGGCGATGCCCGCTCCGTGACCGGAATCCGCATCGACTGGACGCCCTACCTGGTCGGCGTCGGGATCGGAGTCCTCAGCTGGTTGGCCTTCGCGGTCGTCAATGCGCCGCTCGGCATCACGACCGCCCTGTCGCAGGTCGCCGGCGGTGCCGCCGCCCCGATCCTCGGCGCCGATGCCGTCGCCCAGAACGCCTACTGGAAATCGAATCCCTTCACGCTCGACTACGGCACCCTGTTCCTGGTCGGCACCTTCTTCGGCGGCATGGCCTCCGCTCTGGCCGCCGGCAGCTTCCGCTTCGAGGTCGTTCCGACGGTCTGGCGCGAGCGGTTCGGCGGATCGCCGGCCAAGCGCCTCGCCGTCGCCTTCCTGGGCGGCCTGATCGCGATGTACGGCGCCCGCCTCGCCAACGGCTGCACCAGCGGCAACGGCATTTCGGGCGGACTGCAGCTTGCCGTTTCGGGTTGGACCTTCCTGGCCGCCATGTTCGCCACCGGGCTGGTCACCGCCGCCCTTCTGTTCCGCAAGGCCTGA
- a CDS encoding YeeE/YedE family protein — translation MSLPVSGTAALVLAVLFGFAFGWLLHRGRVASFDTIVNQFRFQDFTVLKVMLTAILVGGIGVLALIDGGLAKYHIKDANMLAVALGGGIFGIGMVLYGYCPGTAIAAMGSGSIHAAVGFFGMILGGILYALSYPWLRDNVISVAKWGKMRLPELTGLSDLTLFGILAAVAIVAFVAIERSGRTA, via the coding sequence ATGTCGCTCCCCGTTTCCGGTACCGCCGCGCTCGTCCTCGCCGTGCTGTTCGGCTTCGCCTTCGGCTGGCTGCTCCATCGCGGCCGCGTCGCCAGCTTCGATACCATCGTCAATCAGTTCCGCTTCCAGGACTTCACGGTCCTGAAGGTGATGCTGACCGCCATCCTGGTCGGCGGGATCGGCGTGCTCGCCCTGATCGACGGCGGGCTGGCCAAGTATCACATCAAGGATGCCAACATGCTGGCGGTCGCGCTCGGCGGCGGCATCTTCGGCATCGGCATGGTGCTCTACGGCTACTGCCCGGGCACCGCGATCGCCGCCATGGGATCGGGCAGCATCCACGCCGCGGTCGGCTTCTTCGGCATGATCCTCGGCGGCATCCTCTATGCCCTGTCCTATCCGTGGCTGCGCGACAATGTCATCAGCGTCGCCAAATGGGGCAAGATGCGCCTGCCGGAACTGACCGGGCTCAGCGACCTGACGCTGTTCGGCATCCTGGCCGCGGTGGCGATCGTCGCCTTCGTGGCGATCGAGCGCAGCGGCCGGACCGCCTGA
- a CDS encoding NAD(P)/FAD-dependent oxidoreductase, whose protein sequence is MQTSRRSLLGGALAFAGAAAIGAPAVRGQGKPRVVVIGGGAGGATAARYIAKDSKGAVDVTLVEEGKTYQTCFFSNLYLGGFRTYESIVHGYDRLASEHGIRLAQQRAARIDRDKKTVQLADGSILPYDRLVVAPGIDLKYDSVPGWSREAEELMPHAWKPGRQTQLLKARLDAVPDGGLIVMVAPPNPYRCPPGPYERVSMMAHLLKATGRTKCKIVILDPKDRFSKMGLFQEGWEAHYPGMIEWLAPGVHDGIKSVDPKTNTVVTGFETYQAALVNVIPAQMAGAIAREAGLAGASGYCAIDPASMKSAVDPNVFVLGDACVAGDMPKSAFSANSQAKVAAMIIRAELTDSRAFPARYANTCWSLIETDDGVKVGGRYEPTPEKIKEVEGFVSKTGESKELRRQTYEESVGWYAGITADIFG, encoded by the coding sequence ATGCAGACTTCTCGCAGGTCTTTGTTGGGCGGGGCGCTCGCCTTCGCCGGGGCGGCCGCGATCGGCGCGCCGGCGGTGCGCGGACAGGGCAAGCCGCGCGTGGTGGTCATCGGCGGCGGTGCGGGCGGTGCCACGGCGGCGCGCTACATCGCCAAGGATTCCAAGGGCGCCGTCGACGTGACCCTGGTCGAGGAGGGCAAGACCTACCAGACCTGCTTCTTCTCCAATCTCTATCTCGGCGGCTTCCGGACCTACGAATCGATCGTGCACGGCTACGACCGCCTCGCGTCGGAGCACGGCATCCGGCTGGCCCAACAGCGGGCCGCCCGGATCGACCGCGACAAGAAGACAGTCCAGCTCGCCGATGGCTCGATCCTGCCCTACGACAGGCTGGTGGTCGCCCCCGGCATCGACCTCAAATACGACAGCGTGCCGGGCTGGAGCCGCGAGGCGGAGGAACTGATGCCGCATGCCTGGAAGCCGGGCCGGCAGACCCAGCTTCTGAAGGCCCGCCTCGACGCGGTCCCGGACGGCGGCCTGATCGTGATGGTGGCGCCGCCCAACCCCTACCGCTGCCCGCCGGGTCCCTACGAGCGTGTCTCGATGATGGCCCATCTGCTGAAGGCGACCGGCCGCACCAAGTGCAAGATCGTCATCCTCGACCCGAAGGACCGCTTCTCCAAGATGGGCCTGTTCCAGGAGGGCTGGGAGGCGCACTATCCGGGCATGATCGAGTGGCTGGCGCCGGGCGTGCACGATGGCATCAAGTCGGTCGATCCAAAGACCAACACCGTCGTGACCGGCTTCGAGACCTACCAGGCGGCGCTGGTCAACGTCATTCCGGCCCAGATGGCCGGCGCCATCGCGCGCGAGGCGGGGCTGGCCGGGGCGTCGGGCTACTGCGCCATCGACCCGGCCTCGATGAAATCCGCGGTCGATCCGAACGTCTTCGTGCTCGGCGACGCCTGCGTGGCCGGCGACATGCCGAAATCGGCCTTCTCGGCCAACAGCCAGGCCAAGGTGGCGGCGATGATCATCCGCGCCGAACTGACTGACAGTCGCGCCTTCCCGGCCCGCTACGCCAACACCTGCTGGAGCCTGATCGAGACCGACGACGGCGTGAAGGTCGGCGGCCGCTACGAGCCGACGCCGGAAAAGATCAAGGAGGTCGAGGGCTTCGTCTCCAAGACCGGCGAGAGCAAGGAACTGCGCCGGCAGACCTACGAGGAATCGGTCGGCTGGTATGCCGGCATCACGGCCGACATCTTTGGATAG
- a CDS encoding c-type cytochrome, with protein sequence MRHTKKATILLAAMAVDAGTSGIVSGATSPPPPPIARVVEGDRALGEYLSGECVTCHQLSGNFDGIPSIVGWPAPWLVEAMNDFKSHKRANPVMQTIAGRYSAEEIAALAVYFESLMKQPPH encoded by the coding sequence ATGCGACACACGAAGAAGGCGACCATCCTGCTGGCCGCGATGGCGGTGGATGCCGGGACCTCCGGCATCGTCTCGGGCGCGACCTCGCCGCCGCCGCCGCCGATCGCCCGCGTGGTCGAGGGCGACCGCGCGCTCGGCGAATACCTGTCCGGAGAGTGCGTCACCTGCCATCAGCTGTCCGGCAACTTCGACGGGATCCCGTCGATCGTCGGCTGGCCGGCGCCGTGGCTGGTCGAGGCGATGAACGACTTCAAATCGCACAAGCGCGCCAACCCGGTCATGCAGACCATCGCCGGCCGCTACTCGGCCGAGGAGATCGCGGCACTCGCGGTCTATTTCGAATCGCTGATGAAGCAGCCGCCGCATTGA